In one window of Tursiops truncatus isolate mTurTru1 chromosome 5, mTurTru1.mat.Y, whole genome shotgun sequence DNA:
- the CASP6 gene encoding caspase-6 isoform X2, producing MSSVSGLRGARGAGEQNMTETDAFPTREVFDPAETYKMNHKRRGIALIFNHERFFWHLTLPDRQGTSADRDNLKRRFSDLGFEVKCFDDLKAEELLLRIHEASTASHVDADCFLCVFLSHGEGNHIYAYDAKIEIQTLTGLFKGDKCQSLVGKPKIFIIQACRGNQHDVPVIPLDAVDHQTSKLDVNLTQVDAASVYALPAGADFLMCYSVAEGYYSHRETVNGSWYIQDLCEMLGKFGSSLEFTELLTLVNRKVSQRRVGICRDPSAIGKKQVPCFASMLTKKLHFFPKSK from the exons ATGAGTTCGGTGTCGGGGCTCCGCGGGGCTCGCGGTGCAG gtgaGCAAAACATGACAGAAACAGATGCCTTCCCTACGAG AGAAGTGTTTGATCCGGCAGAAACGTACAAAATGAACCACAAGAGGAGAGGAATTGCTTTAATCTTCAATCATGAGAGGTTCTTCTGGCACTTAACCCTACCAGACAGGCAGGGCACCAGCGCCGACAGAGACAATCTTAAGCGCAG GTTTTCAGATCTAGGATTTGAAGTGAAATGCTTTGATGATCTTAAAGCAGAAGAACTACTGCTCAGAATTCACGAGG CATCAACCGCTAGCCATGTAGACGCCGattgctttttgtgtgttttcctgAGTCACGGTGAAGGCAACCACATCTATGCATATGATGCCAAGATTGAAATTCAGACACTGACTGGCTTGTTCAAAGGAGACAAGTGTCAGAGCCTGGTTGGAAAACCCAAGATATTTATCATTCAG GCATGTCGGGGAAACCAGCACGACGTGCCAGTCATCCCTTTGGACGCAGTGGATCATCAGACCAGCAAGCTGGATGTCAACCTAACCCAGGTGGATGCAGCCTCAGTTTACGCACTTCCTGCTGGAGCAGACTTCCTCATGTGTTACTCTGTGGCAGAAG GTTATTATTCTCATCGGGAAACTGTGAATGGCTCATGGTACATTCAAGATTTGTGCGAGATGCTGGGAAAATTCGGGTCCTCCTTAGAGTTCACAGAACTCCTCACGCTGGTGAACAGGAAGGTTTCTCAGCGCCGAGTGGGCATCTGCAGAGACCCAAGTGCAATTGGAAAGAAGCAGGTGCCCTGCTTTGCCTCAATGCTAACTAAAAAGCTGCATTTCTTTCCAAAATCTAAATGA
- the CASP6 gene encoding caspase-6 isoform X1 — protein MDSARSSGRFPFGTSGEQNMTETDAFPTREVFDPAETYKMNHKRRGIALIFNHERFFWHLTLPDRQGTSADRDNLKRRFSDLGFEVKCFDDLKAEELLLRIHEASTASHVDADCFLCVFLSHGEGNHIYAYDAKIEIQTLTGLFKGDKCQSLVGKPKIFIIQACRGNQHDVPVIPLDAVDHQTSKLDVNLTQVDAASVYALPAGADFLMCYSVAEGYYSHRETVNGSWYIQDLCEMLGKFGSSLEFTELLTLVNRKVSQRRVGICRDPSAIGKKQVPCFASMLTKKLHFFPKSK, from the exons ATGGACAGTGCGAGGTCCAGTGGCCGTTTCCCTTTTGGAACCAGTG gtgaGCAAAACATGACAGAAACAGATGCCTTCCCTACGAG AGAAGTGTTTGATCCGGCAGAAACGTACAAAATGAACCACAAGAGGAGAGGAATTGCTTTAATCTTCAATCATGAGAGGTTCTTCTGGCACTTAACCCTACCAGACAGGCAGGGCACCAGCGCCGACAGAGACAATCTTAAGCGCAG GTTTTCAGATCTAGGATTTGAAGTGAAATGCTTTGATGATCTTAAAGCAGAAGAACTACTGCTCAGAATTCACGAGG CATCAACCGCTAGCCATGTAGACGCCGattgctttttgtgtgttttcctgAGTCACGGTGAAGGCAACCACATCTATGCATATGATGCCAAGATTGAAATTCAGACACTGACTGGCTTGTTCAAAGGAGACAAGTGTCAGAGCCTGGTTGGAAAACCCAAGATATTTATCATTCAG GCATGTCGGGGAAACCAGCACGACGTGCCAGTCATCCCTTTGGACGCAGTGGATCATCAGACCAGCAAGCTGGATGTCAACCTAACCCAGGTGGATGCAGCCTCAGTTTACGCACTTCCTGCTGGAGCAGACTTCCTCATGTGTTACTCTGTGGCAGAAG GTTATTATTCTCATCGGGAAACTGTGAATGGCTCATGGTACATTCAAGATTTGTGCGAGATGCTGGGAAAATTCGGGTCCTCCTTAGAGTTCACAGAACTCCTCACGCTGGTGAACAGGAAGGTTTCTCAGCGCCGAGTGGGCATCTGCAGAGACCCAAGTGCAATTGGAAAGAAGCAGGTGCCCTGCTTTGCCTCAATGCTAACTAAAAAGCTGCATTTCTTTCCAAAATCTAAATGA
- the CASP6 gene encoding caspase-6 isoform X3: MTETDAFPTREVFDPAETYKMNHKRRGIALIFNHERFFWHLTLPDRQGTSADRDNLKRRFSDLGFEVKCFDDLKAEELLLRIHEASTASHVDADCFLCVFLSHGEGNHIYAYDAKIEIQTLTGLFKGDKCQSLVGKPKIFIIQACRGNQHDVPVIPLDAVDHQTSKLDVNLTQVDAASVYALPAGADFLMCYSVAEGYYSHRETVNGSWYIQDLCEMLGKFGSSLEFTELLTLVNRKVSQRRVGICRDPSAIGKKQVPCFASMLTKKLHFFPKSK, encoded by the exons ATGACAGAAACAGATGCCTTCCCTACGAG AGAAGTGTTTGATCCGGCAGAAACGTACAAAATGAACCACAAGAGGAGAGGAATTGCTTTAATCTTCAATCATGAGAGGTTCTTCTGGCACTTAACCCTACCAGACAGGCAGGGCACCAGCGCCGACAGAGACAATCTTAAGCGCAG GTTTTCAGATCTAGGATTTGAAGTGAAATGCTTTGATGATCTTAAAGCAGAAGAACTACTGCTCAGAATTCACGAGG CATCAACCGCTAGCCATGTAGACGCCGattgctttttgtgtgttttcctgAGTCACGGTGAAGGCAACCACATCTATGCATATGATGCCAAGATTGAAATTCAGACACTGACTGGCTTGTTCAAAGGAGACAAGTGTCAGAGCCTGGTTGGAAAACCCAAGATATTTATCATTCAG GCATGTCGGGGAAACCAGCACGACGTGCCAGTCATCCCTTTGGACGCAGTGGATCATCAGACCAGCAAGCTGGATGTCAACCTAACCCAGGTGGATGCAGCCTCAGTTTACGCACTTCCTGCTGGAGCAGACTTCCTCATGTGTTACTCTGTGGCAGAAG GTTATTATTCTCATCGGGAAACTGTGAATGGCTCATGGTACATTCAAGATTTGTGCGAGATGCTGGGAAAATTCGGGTCCTCCTTAGAGTTCACAGAACTCCTCACGCTGGTGAACAGGAAGGTTTCTCAGCGCCGAGTGGGCATCTGCAGAGACCCAAGTGCAATTGGAAAGAAGCAGGTGCCCTGCTTTGCCTCAATGCTAACTAAAAAGCTGCATTTCTTTCCAAAATCTAAATGA
- the CASP6 gene encoding caspase-6 isoform X4: MAEGSATKREVFDPAETYKMNHKRRGIALIFNHERFFWHLTLPDRQGTSADRDNLKRRFSDLGFEVKCFDDLKAEELLLRIHEASTASHVDADCFLCVFLSHGEGNHIYAYDAKIEIQTLTGLFKGDKCQSLVGKPKIFIIQACRGNQHDVPVIPLDAVDHQTSKLDVNLTQVDAASVYALPAGADFLMCYSVAEGYYSHRETVNGSWYIQDLCEMLGKFGSSLEFTELLTLVNRKVSQRRVGICRDPSAIGKKQVPCFASMLTKKLHFFPKSK, encoded by the exons atggcagaaggtagtgcaACAAAACG AGAAGTGTTTGATCCGGCAGAAACGTACAAAATGAACCACAAGAGGAGAGGAATTGCTTTAATCTTCAATCATGAGAGGTTCTTCTGGCACTTAACCCTACCAGACAGGCAGGGCACCAGCGCCGACAGAGACAATCTTAAGCGCAG GTTTTCAGATCTAGGATTTGAAGTGAAATGCTTTGATGATCTTAAAGCAGAAGAACTACTGCTCAGAATTCACGAGG CATCAACCGCTAGCCATGTAGACGCCGattgctttttgtgtgttttcctgAGTCACGGTGAAGGCAACCACATCTATGCATATGATGCCAAGATTGAAATTCAGACACTGACTGGCTTGTTCAAAGGAGACAAGTGTCAGAGCCTGGTTGGAAAACCCAAGATATTTATCATTCAG GCATGTCGGGGAAACCAGCACGACGTGCCAGTCATCCCTTTGGACGCAGTGGATCATCAGACCAGCAAGCTGGATGTCAACCTAACCCAGGTGGATGCAGCCTCAGTTTACGCACTTCCTGCTGGAGCAGACTTCCTCATGTGTTACTCTGTGGCAGAAG GTTATTATTCTCATCGGGAAACTGTGAATGGCTCATGGTACATTCAAGATTTGTGCGAGATGCTGGGAAAATTCGGGTCCTCCTTAGAGTTCACAGAACTCCTCACGCTGGTGAACAGGAAGGTTTCTCAGCGCCGAGTGGGCATCTGCAGAGACCCAAGTGCAATTGGAAAGAAGCAGGTGCCCTGCTTTGCCTCAATGCTAACTAAAAAGCTGCATTTCTTTCCAAAATCTAAATGA